A window of Pochonia chlamydosporia 170 chromosome Unknown PCv3seq00022, whole genome shotgun sequence contains these coding sequences:
- a CDS encoding transposase-like protein (similar to Metarhizium robertsii ARSEF 23 XP_007816550.1), whose amino-acid sequence MTDPAVFLEAIAQDKLDNRITILNRCRCVFSPETPPKPYSTVRFRSDPEWVDEDYRPRKALLGLPNLRRSHAGAAMTPHLMGIVRKYNLAHRIGYFTGDNDAKNDTCLRQLAVELSQEYGLAFEPVSARTRCAGHIVNLSLPAFLFATSEDALQAAIEQAQDEASDLTVVDALHDQMHLNTRQSTHGKRKKRNDNGGWRSIGPLGKLHNNAVFIRNSTVRNDAWDDIAGKALGIDNITRWNSWFKLLDAAISQEGPLSIFLNQYHNELEDDILTHDDWQVLKMTHEFLQPFCQASLEQQMEWASIDQVLENMDILFMQFENAKVKYVDNAQMVNSVHMGWWVLSK is encoded by the exons ATGACCGACCCGGCAGTATTTCTGGAGGCAATAGCGCAGGATAAACTTGATAACCGCATCACCATTCTCAACCGGTGCCGCTGCGTTTTCTCCCCCGAAACTCCGCCGAAGCCATACTCCACCGTTCGTTTCCGAAGCGACCCTGAATGGGTCGATGAGGACTACCGACCTCGCAAAGCATTGTTGGGGCTGCCGAACCTCCGACGTTCCCACGCCGGCGCGGCTATGACGCCACACTTGATGGGGATTGTCCGAAAATACAATTTAGCGCACCGAATCGGCTACTTTACCGGGGACAATGACGCAAAGAATGACACTTGTCTCCGCCAGCTTGCGGTTGAGTTATCACAGGAATACGGCCTTGCATTTGAGCCAGTGTCGGCTCGAACACGGTGTGCTGGCCACATCGTTAACCTGTCCTTGCCAGCTTTTCTCTTCGCAACTAGCGAGGACGCCTTGCAGGCGGCTATTGAACAGGCGCAAGATGAAGCGAGTGACTTAACAGTTGTGGATGCATTGCATGACCAGATGCACTTGAATACCCGCCAATCCACCCACGGCAAACGCAAGAAACGCAATGATAACGGCGGCTGGCGGAGCATCGGCCCTCTGGGTAAACTCCACAACAATGCTGTGTTCATCCGTAATTCCACGGTGCGTAACGACGCATGGGATGACATTGCAGGAAAAGCACTAGGGATTGACAATATCACACGATGGAACTCGTGGTTTAAATTGCTTGATGCAGCTATAAGCCAGGAGGGTCCATTGTCAATATTCCTCAACCAATACCACAATGAGTTGGAAGACGACATCCTCACACACGATGACTGGCAAGTACTCAAAATGACCCATGAGTTCTTGCAGCCGTTTTGCCAGGCTAGCTTGGAGCAGCAAATGGAGTGGGCATCAATAGACCAGGTCCTAGAGAACATGGATATTCTCTTTATGCAGTTTGAAAATGCCAAG GTCAAATACGTGGACAATGCACAAATGGTTAATTCTGTGCATATGGGCTGGTGGGTGCTCTCAAAGTAA
- a CDS encoding NADH oxidase (similar to Aspergillus oryzae RIB40 XP_001820991.1) gives MARTAIDNVAAKGISYYTPAQDPPAGTQVEGTTKLFRPLTIRGVTFPNRLFLAPLCQYSAKDGYANDWHLTHLGGIIQRGPGLAIVEATAVQRVGRITPQDLGLWEDGQIEPLKRITEFAHGQSQKIAIQLAHAGRKGSTVAPWLSINAMAAKEVGGWPDETVAPSAIPQEEGINTVPRALTTQDIEKLKDDFAEAAQRAVKANFDAIEIHSAHGYLLHQFLSPISNHRTDKYGGNFENRVRILQEIVDRVRSVIPSTMPLLVRISATDWFEFHGTLKNESPDSWTIAQSVKLSSLLADHGVDLVDISSGGIHPKSAIGIKSGPAYQANFARDIKKVVGDKLLVSAVGGIKTGALAEEVLQSGIDVVQAGRWFQQNPGLVRTFANELGVKVRMATQIDWPFEGRGKRAKKSAL, from the coding sequence atggcaagaaCCGCAATTGACAACGTCGCGGCCAAAGGCATCTCCTATTACACCCCGGCTCAAGACCCCCCAGCCGGAACTCAAGTCGAAGGAACAACTAAGCTTTTCCGCCCGTTAACAATTAGAGGCGTCACATTCCCAAACCGTCTGTTTCTGGCCCCTCTCTGCCAGTATTCGGCAAAAGATGGATACGCAAATGACTGGCACCTCACCCATCTTGGGGGAATCATTCAGCGAGGTCCTGGGTTGGCAATTGTGGAAGCAACAGCCGTGCAGAGGGTTGGTCGAATCACACCACAAGATCTTGGTCTCTGGGAAGACGGGCAGATTGAGCCATTGAAACGAATCACTGAGTTTGCCCACGGCCAAAGTCAAAAGATCGCGATTCAGTTAGCTCACGCTGGCCGCAAGGGAAGCACTGTTGCACCCTGGCTTAgcatcaatgccatggctgccaaggaagtCGGCGGATGGCCAGATGAGACTGTCGCTCCATCAGCTATTCCCCAGGAAGAAGGGATCAATACTGTCCCGAGGGCTCTCACGACCCAAGATATAGAAAAGCTAAAGGACGACTTTGCAGAGGCTGCTCAGCGAGCTGTCAAGGCGAACTTCGACGCGATTGAGATTCATTCGGCCCATGGGTATTTGCTACACCAGTTTCTCAGCCCAATCAGCAACCACAGAACCGATAAGTACGGTGGTAACTTCGAAAACAGAGTGAGAATACTGCAAGAAATCGTGGATCGGGTTCGGTCCGTGATTCCCAGCACAATGCCCCTATTAGTCCGAATAAGCGCAACCGACTGGTTCGAGTTTCATGGCACTCTGAAAAATGAATCCCCGGATTCGTGGACGATTGCCCAGTCAGTCAAGCTGAGCTCGCTCTTAGCCGACCATGGTGTCGACCTGGTAGACATCAGCTCTGGCGGCATTCATCCCAAGTCGGCAATTGGTATCAAATCCGGGCCGGCATATCAAGCCAACTTCGCGCGAGATATCAAGAAGGTTGTTGGGGACAAGCTTTTAGTCTCCGCCGTTGGTGGCATCAAAACCGGTGCTCTCGCCGAGGAAGTTTTGCAGTCCGGCATAGATGTAGTACAAGCTGGTCGATGGTTTCAGCAGAACCCTGGCCTGGTACGGACATTCGCCAATGAGTTGGGAGTCAAGGTGCGGATGGCTACACAGATAGATTGGCCGTTTGAAGGTAGAGGAAAGCGAGCAAAGAAGAGCGCTCTGTGA